A stretch of the Massilia varians genome encodes the following:
- a CDS encoding M16 family metallopeptidase: MKKLALPILLGIAAAAALPSHAAAPATKQTVFDRKAYSIDHKKFVLPNGLTLLVHADHSVPVVGVNMWYHVGSRNEKRGKTGFAHLFEHFFFNGSENYPHGFREAMDDLGANNRNGTTNVDRTNFFEDVPVSALERTLFLESDRMGFLGNYISQAMLERERGVVQNEKRQGENQPYGRVRMEISSKMYPYSHPYSWSTIGYMEDLQAASLDDIKEWYRTYYGPNNAVISLAGDITPERAYELVNKYFGAIPPGPPLPRLEKWIPQLDRNIRDEMEDHVPQVRIYRSWHTSSWKDADTQRLNLLAGVLAGSKNARLDKRLVYEKGMATGVSAYVNDAELGGTFNLSVTVKPGVDPAEVEREMERVVAELLDKGPLDAELKRVKTRDLADFARGLERVGGMGGRNDVLAESQTYGGKPDAYLDRLELFATSTPADVKAAANRWLRANHYTMTVRPSAKLAATKSTLDRKQLPALGEAPDVKFPALQRAQLKNGLKVVLLERHTAPIVNVSLAVDAGAASDTAAKAGAASLAVDAGAASDTAAKAGAASLALDLLDKGTTSRDAFALSDALENLGARLGTATNQDQSLVRLQATSANLAPSLKLMAEAALSPSFPQDQFALSKSRRIAAIGQEKAQPNSLALRLIPAVLYGPEHAYGKPASGFEGSVQGLSRDDLMAWHGTWFKPGSATIVVAGDTTMDKLLPALEASFGKWQQGSAPAKQMATVPPTRGKRLILIDKPDAPQSTIVATHVSQPNGQPEDLAMEPVMTNFGGIATSRLNRNLRLDKHWSYGTQARLPDVRGQRPFYIIAPVQTDKTVEAMREVQKELRGVAGERPLVGLEYESIMRNMTSRLPGRFSTLAALEAAGLDAVNLSLADDYWTSYASNVRALKPEQLAAASSKFIKPDEAVWMVIGDLRKIEAGVRSLGWGEVTVVDADGKPIR; the protein is encoded by the coding sequence ATGAAAAAACTCGCACTGCCCATCCTGCTCGGTATCGCAGCCGCAGCAGCCCTGCCTTCCCACGCCGCCGCACCCGCTACGAAGCAAACCGTCTTCGACCGCAAGGCCTACAGCATCGACCATAAAAAATTCGTGTTGCCCAACGGCCTGACCCTGCTGGTCCACGCCGACCACAGCGTGCCGGTGGTCGGCGTGAACATGTGGTACCACGTCGGTTCGCGCAACGAGAAGCGCGGCAAGACCGGCTTCGCCCACCTGTTCGAGCACTTCTTCTTCAACGGTTCCGAGAACTACCCGCACGGCTTCCGCGAGGCGATGGACGACCTGGGCGCGAACAACCGCAACGGCACCACCAACGTCGACCGCACCAACTTCTTCGAAGACGTGCCGGTGTCGGCGCTGGAGCGCACCCTGTTCCTGGAATCGGACCGCATGGGCTTCCTGGGCAACTACATCTCGCAGGCGATGCTGGAGCGCGAGCGCGGCGTGGTGCAGAACGAGAAGCGCCAGGGCGAGAACCAGCCGTATGGCCGCGTGCGCATGGAAATATCAAGCAAGATGTACCCGTACTCGCACCCGTATTCGTGGTCGACCATCGGCTACATGGAAGACCTGCAGGCCGCCTCGCTGGACGACATCAAGGAGTGGTACCGCACCTATTACGGCCCGAACAACGCGGTGATCTCGCTGGCCGGCGACATCACCCCGGAACGCGCCTATGAGCTGGTGAACAAGTACTTCGGCGCGATCCCGCCCGGTCCGCCGCTGCCGCGCCTTGAAAAATGGATCCCCCAGCTGGACCGCAACATCCGCGACGAGATGGAAGACCACGTGCCGCAGGTGCGCATCTACCGCAGCTGGCACACCTCCTCGTGGAAGGACGCCGACACCCAGCGCCTGAACCTGCTGGCCGGCGTGCTGGCCGGCTCGAAGAACGCGCGCCTGGACAAGCGCCTGGTGTACGAGAAGGGCATGGCGACCGGCGTCTCGGCCTACGTGAACGATGCGGAACTGGGCGGCACGTTCAACCTGTCCGTCACCGTCAAGCCGGGCGTCGATCCGGCGGAAGTCGAACGCGAGATGGAGCGCGTGGTGGCCGAGCTGCTCGACAAGGGCCCGCTTGACGCGGAACTCAAGCGCGTGAAGACCCGCGACCTGGCCGATTTCGCGCGCGGCCTGGAGCGCGTGGGCGGCATGGGCGGCCGCAACGACGTGCTGGCCGAGAGCCAGACCTACGGCGGCAAGCCGGACGCCTACCTCGACCGCCTCGAGCTGTTCGCCACCAGCACCCCGGCGGACGTCAAGGCCGCTGCCAACCGCTGGCTGCGCGCCAACCACTACACCATGACCGTGCGGCCCTCGGCCAAGCTGGCGGCCACCAAGTCGACCCTGGACCGCAAGCAGCTGCCCGCATTGGGCGAGGCGCCGGACGTGAAGTTCCCGGCACTGCAGCGCGCCCAGCTGAAGAACGGCCTGAAGGTCGTGCTGCTCGAACGTCACACCGCCCCGATCGTCAACGTCTCGCTGGCGGTCGACGCCGGCGCGGCCTCGGACACCGCGGCCAAGGCCGGCGCCGCCTCGCTGGCGGTCGACGCCGGCGCGGCCTCGGACACCGCGGCCAAGGCCGGCGCCGCCTCGCTGGCGCTCGACCTGCTGGACAAGGGCACGACATCGCGTGACGCCTTCGCGCTGTCGGACGCGCTGGAAAACCTGGGCGCGCGCCTGGGCACCGCTACCAACCAGGACCAGTCGCTGGTGCGCCTGCAGGCCACCAGCGCCAACCTGGCGCCATCCCTCAAGCTGATGGCCGAGGCGGCGCTGAGCCCGAGCTTCCCGCAAGACCAGTTCGCGCTGTCGAAGAGCCGCCGCATCGCCGCCATCGGCCAGGAAAAGGCCCAGCCGAACAGCCTGGCCCTGCGCCTGATCCCGGCGGTGCTGTATGGCCCTGAGCATGCCTACGGCAAGCCGGCTTCCGGCTTCGAAGGCAGCGTCCAGGGCTTGAGCCGCGACGACCTGATGGCATGGCACGGCACCTGGTTCAAGCCGGGCAGCGCCACCATCGTCGTGGCCGGCGATACCACCATGGACAAGCTGCTGCCGGCGCTGGAAGCGAGCTTCGGCAAGTGGCAGCAGGGCAGCGCCCCGGCCAAGCAGATGGCCACCGTGCCGCCGACCCGCGGCAAGCGCCTGATCCTGATCGACAAGCCGGACGCGCCGCAGTCGACCATCGTCGCGACCCACGTGTCGCAGCCCAACGGCCAGCCGGAAGACCTGGCGATGGAGCCGGTGATGACCAACTTCGGCGGCATCGCCACCTCGCGCCTGAACCGCAACCTGCGCCTGGACAAGCACTGGAGCTACGGCACCCAGGCGCGCCTGCCGGACGTGCGCGGCCAGCGTCCGTTCTACATCATCGCGCCGGTGCAGACCGACAAGACGGTCGAAGCCATGCGTGAGGTCCAGAAGGAACTGCGCGGCGTGGCCGGCGAGCGTCCGCTGGTGGGCCTTGAATACGAGAGCATCATGCGCAACATGACCTCGCGCCTGCCGGGCCGCTTCTCCACCCTCGCCGCGCTCGAAGCGGCAGGGCTGGACGCCGTCAACCTGAGCCTGGCCGACGATTACTGGACCAGCTACGCGTCGAACGTGCGCGCGCTCAAGCCGGAGCAGCTGGCCGCGGCCTCGAGCAAGTTCATCAAGCCGGACGAAGCGGTGTGGATGGTGATCGGCGACCTGCGCAAGATCGAGGCCGGCGTGCGCTCGCTCGGCTGGGGCGAGGTGACCGTGGTCGATGCGGACGGCAAGCCGATTCGTTGA
- a CDS encoding SEL1-like repeat protein: MLDIPAQPGDIEGRHTAEFLRVKGMAERGVPSAQHSLGFMYASGQGVPQNYELAVAWYRMAASADLELAQYNLGVMYQKGQGVGQDYGQAAYWYRRAAEQGYAPAQYNLGWLYAKGQGVPSDVQQALHWFSQAASQGEPGAQHNLGMMYETGKGVPQDQDAATEWYRRAAEQGYARSQFSLALRSSGMQAVDLFRKAAEQGYAPAQFNLGLRYDKGQDVEQDSELAIQWYGRAGNQGHASSQFNLALIYDSGHGVPRDEALALHWYRRAAEQGHAGAQDNLGVRYEHGQGVERDWTQAAHWYRQAAEQGMPSAQYHLGQLFDAGSGVPQDPAQAAHWYRKAAEQGHLRAQFDLGLRYEGGIGVARDEAQALEWYRRAAAQDYAPAQYMVGVLLDRAEHADPSEATDWFHKAADQGHALAQFELGLRHDCGKGIERDYEAAHFWYLCAARQGHARAQFNLGVMYSAGQGVQRDLVEAYAWLQRAGGAGVAAASGYLKKIAARMEPQLLAQAQASS; encoded by the coding sequence ATGCTCGACATACCTGCCCAGCCTGGCGACATCGAAGGTCGCCACACCGCGGAATTCCTGCGCGTGAAGGGCATGGCCGAGCGCGGCGTGCCGAGCGCCCAGCACAGCCTGGGCTTCATGTACGCCAGCGGCCAGGGCGTGCCGCAGAACTACGAACTGGCGGTCGCCTGGTATCGCATGGCGGCCAGCGCCGACCTCGAGCTGGCCCAGTACAACCTCGGCGTCATGTACCAGAAGGGGCAGGGCGTCGGCCAGGACTATGGCCAGGCCGCCTACTGGTACCGCCGCGCCGCCGAGCAGGGCTATGCGCCGGCGCAGTACAACCTGGGCTGGCTGTATGCGAAAGGGCAGGGCGTGCCGAGCGACGTGCAGCAGGCCCTGCACTGGTTCAGCCAGGCAGCAAGCCAGGGCGAACCCGGCGCCCAGCACAACCTCGGCATGATGTACGAGACCGGCAAGGGCGTGCCCCAGGACCAGGACGCGGCCACCGAGTGGTACCGGCGCGCGGCGGAACAGGGCTATGCGCGCTCGCAGTTCAGCCTCGCTCTGCGCAGCAGCGGCATGCAAGCCGTCGACTTGTTCCGCAAGGCCGCCGAACAGGGCTACGCGCCGGCTCAGTTCAACCTCGGACTGCGCTACGACAAGGGGCAGGACGTCGAGCAGGACAGCGAGCTGGCGATCCAGTGGTACGGCCGCGCCGGGAACCAGGGCCACGCCAGTTCCCAGTTCAACCTCGCCCTCATCTACGACAGCGGCCACGGCGTGCCGCGCGACGAAGCGCTGGCGCTGCACTGGTACCGCCGCGCGGCCGAACAAGGCCATGCCGGCGCCCAGGACAACCTCGGCGTGCGCTACGAGCACGGGCAGGGCGTCGAACGCGATTGGACCCAGGCCGCGCACTGGTACCGCCAGGCCGCCGAGCAGGGCATGCCCTCGGCCCAGTACCATCTCGGCCAGCTGTTCGATGCCGGCAGCGGCGTGCCGCAGGACCCCGCCCAGGCGGCGCACTGGTACCGCAAGGCGGCCGAGCAGGGCCACCTGCGCGCCCAGTTCGACCTCGGCCTGCGCTACGAAGGCGGGATCGGCGTGGCGCGCGACGAGGCGCAGGCGCTGGAGTGGTACCGCCGCGCGGCGGCCCAGGATTACGCGCCGGCCCAGTACATGGTGGGCGTGCTGCTGGACCGCGCCGAACACGCCGATCCAAGCGAAGCGACCGACTGGTTTCACAAGGCCGCCGACCAGGGCCACGCGCTGGCGCAGTTCGAGCTGGGCCTGCGCCACGACTGCGGCAAGGGCATCGAGCGCGACTACGAAGCGGCGCATTTCTGGTACCTGTGCGCGGCGCGCCAGGGCCATGCGCGCGCCCAGTTCAACCTTGGCGTGATGTACTCGGCGGGGCAGGGCGTGCAGCGCGACCTGGTCGAGGCCTATGCCTGGCTGCAGCGCGCGGGCGGCGCCGGCGTCGCCGCCGCGTCAGGCTATCTGAAGAAGATCGCGGCGCGCATGGAGCCGCAGTTGCTGGCGCAGGCGCAGGCTTCTTCCTGA